The following proteins are encoded in a genomic region of candidate division WOR-3 bacterium:
- the cpaB gene encoding Flp pilus assembly protein CpaB — protein MRPNVRRLLIALSLAGIAALLLISYIQDVERKTLMKGAPERVLVAKKDISARTIISEDLVEYREIPKPFIEPLAVSDIGEIIGMVAITDIRKGEQITKNLLLPLQTWTVLSSFVPEGFRAITIHVDEVSGVGGLILPGDEVDVVATFSLEDLRRYIPEQELERYLRSPQLYRVRGPYSSFATITYKAVRVLAVGRSLLALPPTVTEKKTGFMGMPETQELERVTSVTLAVPKEIVKELSLLEKISDIRLVLRSVREIKLPGEDTIIEKPLTVFDILEKYNPKPKPKKVAKAAPTPEVSPYSYINIYKRTDLEQVKLRGSEVVEQKPWGEGRRKGFEPGQIMETFMGSYMKGIENVLKQAGVKVPANLQVPCDTCF, from the coding sequence ATGAGACCTAATGTAAGGAGACTTTTAATAGCTTTATCCCTGGCAGGGATAGCTGCACTTTTATTAATAAGTTATATTCAGGATGTAGAAAGGAAGACTCTAATGAAAGGTGCCCCTGAGAGAGTTCTTGTAGCAAAAAAAGATATAAGCGCAAGAACAATTATCTCAGAAGATCTTGTAGAATACAGAGAAATTCCTAAACCTTTTATAGAACCACTTGCAGTTTCAGATATAGGAGAGATTATAGGTATGGTTGCAATAACTGATATAAGAAAGGGGGAACAGATAACAAAAAATTTGCTTTTACCATTACAGACATGGACTGTTCTTTCTTCCTTTGTTCCCGAAGGTTTTAGAGCTATAACAATTCATGTGGATGAGGTTTCAGGAGTCGGAGGGTTAATACTTCCTGGAGATGAAGTAGATGTAGTAGCAACCTTTTCTCTTGAAGATTTAAGGAGATATATTCCAGAACAGGAGCTTGAAAGATATTTAAGAAGTCCTCAACTTTACAGGGTAAGAGGACCTTATTCTTCCTTTGCAACAATTACATATAAGGCAGTTAGAGTACTTGCAGTTGGAAGATCACTCCTTGCTTTGCCACCAACAGTTACAGAGAAAAAGACAGGTTTTATGGGAATGCCAGAAACACAAGAATTAGAGAGGGTAACTTCAGTTACACTTGCGGTCCCAAAGGAAATTGTAAAAGAGCTTTCTCTTCTTGAGAAAATTTCAGATATAAGACTTGTTTTAAGGTCTGTGAGAGAGATAAAACTACCAGGTGAGGATACAATAATAGAAAAACCCTTAACTGTATTTGATATCTTAGAAAAATATAATCCAAAACCAAAACCTAAAAAAGTTGCGAAGGCAGCACCAACTCCAGAGGTTTCTCCTTATTCTTATATAAATATATATAAGAGAACAGATTTGGAACAAGTAAAACTAAGAGGAAGTGAAGTAGTTGAACAAAAACCTTGGGGAGAAGGAAGAAGAAAAGGATTTGAACCTGGTCAAATTATGGAAACTTTTATGGGTTCTTATATGAAGGGAATAGAAAATGTTTTAAAGCAGGCAGGTGTTAAAGTCCCTGCTAATTTACAGGTTCCCTGCGATACCTGTTTTTGA
- a CDS encoding Flp family type IVb pilin, with amino-acid sequence MKFLRCERGATAVEYAMIIGLIALFAFAAYKALGKQVQRVIHEMWNKMTEASAGPE; translated from the coding sequence ATGAAGTTTTTAAGGTGTGAGAGAGGAGCGACAGCAGTGGAGTATGCGATGATAATAGGGCTTATAGCCCTATTTGCATTTGCTGCCTATAAGGCTCTTGGAAAGCAGGTTCAGAGGGTGATCCACGAAATGTGGAATAAGATGACAGAAGCCTCTGCTGGACCTGAATGA
- a CDS encoding Flp family type IVb pilin, translated as MKKFFKNEKGATAVEYAMIIGLIALFAFAAYKALGKEVHRIIVWMKFKFMTIHAGPE; from the coding sequence ATGAAGAAATTTTTTAAAAATGAGAAAGGTGCTACTGCTGTTGAATATGCAATGATTATAGGGTTGATAGCATTATTTGCTTTTGCTGCTTATAAGGCACTTGGAAAAGAGGTTCACAGGATAATTGTATGGATGAAGTTTAAATTTATGACTATCCATGCTGGTCCTGAATGA
- a CDS encoding nidogen-like domain-containing protein produces MYLFFLISFISLNGDFNRVYIPSKELLKPCAKYAPSYATEILNSEFGESAFVLFGNFGFPRLISNFELSVPGKNGLEKAYNFLSLKGEVLGIDYKYLSLIKSIEDELGYTHVIFEEVINGIRIENSFVGVHINKRGNVYYVSSDYFPYDGTPLKTNSRITEREALSIIYSDLSLKVFPEEYKSELVYYPYENSLILVYKIRFVSEYPLGDFVYYIDAINGSIVERRNELKSVYGYVYGWCFPNTGADGLQKYPMANQYVYIGSSTATTNSSGYYSSSTSGNITAYLEGPYVKVFNDDNPPGRAVFTSSGGSVTYTVQNVSYTWDNTTTSTGLTGDDQTKQFTLPFSFPFYGKNYSSVYICTNGFLSFTSNSNKYTPDPIPNTNAPNALIAVFWRDLNPAAGGGSITYYSGSDKFVVTWDNIKNYSNSNRQSFQVVLYPNGNIEFRYKSITNDYTTTRGVENENGTAGVTVSTPSNNTAYRLVPQQGGGGSEVSWEWKYPSDESTEGKHTTEVMVFYHVNKIHDFYKGTFGFTGMDYQIQATVYSHSVDQHYQGANAYYYNGTMHFGRGNSSYQIQNMARSADVIYHEYTHGVVDKIYANAGGLPYSGQSGAMNEAWADYWACTQSGDPVMGEWVMPSQYQRNLQNNYKYPDDWVGEVHDDSRIYSGALWDFRTYTDKTTADRVTWRAYTYYPKDFLAGRNAMIQADKDLYGGSHESQIIQAFARHGIGGSSARYDMRQASYSWVTTSTPTGITGDDQTIKFTLPFSFTFFGSSYSSVYVCSNGWLSFTSNSTSYTPQNMPNSTAPNAVIAPYWRDLYPPDTTQGAKITYASNSSYFAVTWYKIKNYSNANKQTFQAILYKNGTIRFNYQTVTDEYTTAVGIEDANGVNAYLYAYGTGSVLPRSNSAIEFVPQSQVSVFASAGEKGDIKFIGNREVYELIESPYSKFDVYDVSGRKLSVSEFKKIKNNGSGVYFLIPYNYKEKNINKVVIVK; encoded by the coding sequence ATGTATTTATTCTTTCTTATATCTTTTATCTCTTTAAATGGAGATTTTAACAGGGTTTATATTCCTTCAAAAGAACTTTTAAAACCTTGTGCTAAGTATGCCCCCTCTTATGCAACTGAAATTTTAAATTCTGAGTTTGGAGAAAGTGCTTTCGTGTTATTTGGTAATTTTGGGTTTCCAAGACTTATTTCAAATTTTGAGCTCTCTGTTCCAGGGAAAAATGGACTGGAAAAAGCATATAACTTCTTAAGTTTAAAAGGGGAAGTATTAGGAATAGATTATAAGTATCTTTCCTTAATAAAGAGCATAGAAGATGAGTTAGGGTATACTCATGTAATTTTTGAGGAAGTTATAAATGGGATAAGGATTGAAAATTCTTTTGTAGGAGTTCATATAAATAAGAGAGGTAATGTTTATTATGTCTCTTCTGATTACTTTCCTTATGATGGGACTCCTCTTAAAACTAATTCCAGAATAACAGAAAGAGAAGCTTTAAGTATTATTTATTCTGACCTTAGCTTAAAGGTTTTTCCAGAAGAGTATAAGAGCGAGCTTGTTTATTATCCTTATGAAAATTCCCTTATTCTTGTTTATAAAATAAGGTTTGTTTCAGAATATCCACTCGGTGATTTTGTTTATTACATTGATGCAATAAATGGTTCAATTGTTGAAAGGAGAAATGAATTAAAATCTGTTTATGGCTATGTATATGGATGGTGTTTCCCAAATACTGGTGCTGATGGACTTCAGAAGTATCCGATGGCAAACCAGTATGTTTATATTGGTTCTTCAACAGCCACAACAAATTCAAGTGGATACTATTCAAGTTCAACTTCTGGAAACATAACAGCTTATCTTGAAGGTCCCTATGTTAAAGTTTTTAACGATGATAATCCACCTGGAAGAGCAGTTTTTACTTCTTCTGGAGGTTCGGTAACATATACTGTTCAAAACGTATCTTACACATGGGATAATACTACCACTTCAACTGGTTTAACAGGTGATGATCAGACAAAGCAGTTTACTCTTCCCTTTTCTTTCCCCTTCTATGGAAAGAATTATTCATCAGTTTATATTTGCACAAATGGATTTTTAAGTTTTACTTCTAATTCAAACAAGTATACACCTGACCCTATTCCCAATACCAATGCTCCAAATGCTCTTATAGCTGTTTTCTGGAGAGACCTTAATCCTGCTGCAGGTGGTGGTTCAATAACCTATTATTCTGGTTCAGATAAGTTTGTTGTTACCTGGGATAACATTAAAAATTACAGTAATTCAAACAGACAGAGTTTTCAGGTGGTTTTGTATCCTAATGGTAATATAGAATTTAGATATAAGTCAATAACCAATGACTATACAACTACAAGGGGTGTAGAAAATGAAAACGGAACAGCTGGTGTTACAGTTTCAACACCTTCAAATAATACTGCATATAGATTAGTTCCGCAACAGGGTGGGGGAGGAAGTGAAGTTTCATGGGAGTGGAAGTATCCTTCTGACGAATCAACAGAGGGTAAACATACAACTGAGGTTATGGTGTTTTATCATGTGAACAAAATACATGATTTTTATAAAGGAACCTTCGGTTTTACAGGAATGGATTATCAGATTCAGGCAACTGTTTATTCTCACTCAGTGGACCAACATTATCAGGGAGCTAATGCTTATTATTATAATGGAACAATGCATTTTGGAAGGGGAAATTCAAGTTATCAAATTCAGAATATGGCAAGGTCTGCTGATGTTATATACCATGAATACACGCATGGAGTTGTAGATAAGATTTATGCAAATGCAGGTGGTTTACCATATAGTGGACAGTCAGGTGCTATGAATGAAGCATGGGCTGATTATTGGGCATGCACTCAATCAGGTGACCCTGTTATGGGAGAATGGGTTATGCCATCCCAGTACCAGAGAAATTTGCAGAATAATTATAAGTATCCTGATGACTGGGTGGGGGAGGTTCATGATGATTCAAGAATTTATTCAGGTGCATTATGGGATTTCAGGACATATACTGATAAAACAACTGCTGATAGAGTAACGTGGAGAGCTTATACCTACTATCCAAAAGATTTTCTTGCTGGTAGAAATGCAATGATTCAGGCTGATAAGGATCTCTATGGAGGTTCTCATGAAAGTCAAATAATTCAAGCTTTTGCAAGACACGGGATAGGTGGTTCAAGTGCAAGGTATGATATGAGGCAGGCTTCTTATTCATGGGTTACAACTTCAACACCTACAGGAATAACAGGTGATGATCAAACAATCAAATTCACCCTTCCTTTCTCATTCACTTTCTTTGGTTCCTCTTATTCTTCAGTATATGTTTGCAGTAACGGATGGCTTTCCTTCACCTCAAATTCTACATCCTATACACCTCAGAATATGCCCAATTCCACAGCTCCAAATGCAGTTATTGCTCCTTACTGGAGAGACCTCTATCCACCTGATACAACTCAGGGAGCAAAGATAACCTATGCTTCCAATTCATCATATTTTGCTGTAACCTGGTATAAAATTAAGAATTATTCTAATGCTAACAAACAAACCTTTCAGGCTATACTTTACAAAAATGGAACAATAAGGTTTAATTATCAGACTGTTACTGATGAATATACAACAGCTGTTGGTATTGAGGATGCAAATGGAGTTAATGCTTATCTTTATGCATATGGAACAGGAAGTGTCCTTCCAAGGAGTAACTCAGCAATAGAATTTGTTCCTCAATCTCAGGTTAGTGTGTTTGCATCAGCTGGAGAGAAGGGAGATATTAAATTTATTGGTAACAGGGAAGTTTATGAACTTATTGAAAGCCCCTATTCAAAATTTGATGTATATGATGTTTCAGGTAGAAAGTTAAGTGTTTCAGAATTCAAAAAGATTAAAAATAATGGTTCAGGAGTTTACTTCCTTATTCCCTATAATTACAAAGAGAAAAACATAAATAAAGTTGTGATTGTGAAATGA
- a CDS encoding TadE family protein: MSKKRRGQVMVEAAIGMALFLMLTLGAIETARFALRRIQITYASFQANRVAIVNKGDTTAVRKALQSISTHIKDAKFELKDEGDEYSLVVRRTFHPLIPFVNVDSLVFVGYSRLPKGHFQNKEFPYKYKGYSTYYPALWNSSDMEDEKEAGILTYDRYLRAFIRCENNRYERWNPGWGPFGEYGGGGEAEVKVGGKDEPNDPFHLGTWYPPYGILRNKNPEKDRTGNQALIDQYYFVEAMLIGPSFSPFLTFYPENKPYWSRAITGFGHGNNINKGSDAHPYRGDFLEYFYSQGYAIPGWFGFWPRYEALWWTPVGCADLVTGIYYIGMGNQWFSDPWGEYYKDEDNYISGWGTAYADACWDPIRTPWGCIPGAGVGDDFQFTIFNGWFANYRGTGSPWDWKGTRRLYDAAFYVATFNEIEWIYMVEGFMVDHPDHGKSLPFKDDLRGWGTKWDCLWYESPWDEWDGTEKQ, translated from the coding sequence ATGAGTAAAAAAAGAAGAGGTCAGGTAATGGTAGAGGCAGCAATTGGTATGGCTTTATTTTTGATGCTCACTCTTGGTGCCATTGAAACTGCAAGATTTGCTTTGAGGAGAATTCAGATTACTTATGCATCCTTTCAGGCAAATAGGGTTGCTATTGTAAATAAAGGTGATACAACTGCTGTTAGAAAGGCACTTCAATCTATTTCAACACACATAAAAGATGCTAAATTTGAGTTAAAGGATGAAGGAGATGAATATTCTTTAGTTGTTAGAAGAACCTTTCACCCCTTGATTCCTTTTGTTAATGTGGATTCATTAGTTTTTGTAGGTTATTCAAGACTTCCGAAAGGTCATTTTCAGAATAAAGAATTTCCTTATAAATATAAAGGTTATAGCACGTATTATCCTGCTTTATGGAATTCTTCAGATATGGAAGATGAAAAGGAAGCTGGAATTTTAACTTATGATAGGTATTTAAGGGCTTTTATAAGGTGTGAGAATAATAGGTATGAGAGGTGGAATCCTGGGTGGGGACCTTTTGGGGAATATGGTGGTGGAGGTGAAGCAGAAGTCAAGGTTGGTGGAAAGGATGAACCTAATGATCCTTTTCATCTTGGAACATGGTATCCACCTTATGGAATTCTGAGAAACAAAAATCCGGAGAAAGATAGAACAGGAAATCAAGCTTTAATTGACCAGTATTATTTTGTTGAAGCAATGTTAATAGGACCATCTTTTTCTCCCTTTTTGACTTTTTATCCTGAGAATAAACCTTACTGGTCAAGGGCAATTACTGGATTTGGTCATGGTAATAATATAAATAAGGGTAGTGATGCTCATCCTTACAGGGGAGATTTCCTGGAATATTTTTATTCTCAGGGATATGCTATACCAGGATGGTTTGGTTTCTGGCCAAGGTATGAGGCATTATGGTGGACACCTGTAGGTTGTGCTGACCTTGTTACAGGAATTTACTATATAGGAATGGGTAATCAGTGGTTTTCAGATCCATGGGGAGAGTATTACAAAGATGAGGACAATTATATTTCAGGGTGGGGAACAGCATATGCTGATGCCTGTTGGGATCCGATTCGTACTCCATGGGGATGTATCCCTGGAGCAGGAGTTGGTGATGATTTTCAATTTACAATTTTTAATGGATGGTTTGCAAATTACAGGGGAACCGGCTCACCCTGGGACTGGAAAGGGACAAGGAGACTTTATGATGCTGCTTTTTATGTAGCTACTTTTAATGAGATTGAATGGATATATATGGTTGAAGGTTTTATGGTAGATCATCCTGATCACGGAAAATCTCTTCCTTTTAAGGATGATTTAAGGGGATGGGGGACAAAGTGGGATTGTTTATGGTATGAAAGCCCATGGGATGAGTGGGATGGCACAGAAAAACAATAA
- a CDS encoding Flp family type IVb pilin, translated as MMKLLIREEKGASAVEYAMLIGLISLYAFAAYRALSRVTYAVIEHMWNELTKAGG; from the coding sequence ATGATGAAGTTGTTAATAAGGGAAGAAAAAGGTGCATCTGCAGTTGAATATGCGATGCTTATAGGACTTATTTCTCTTTATGCTTTTGCAGCTTATAGAGCACTTTCAAGGGTGACTTATGCGGTAATAGAGCATATGTGGAATGAATTAACAAAAGCAGGGGGGTAA
- a CDS encoding Tad domain-containing protein, giving the protein MKKRKGAILVFGIFFMLIVFAVMGYVYEMGRMTIAKMRAQNAADASAMGAQTVLSNLRNIATTHYMTADLFRRIAVTTTSRDFPLSMPWLYIYLIGYSWYKKDLFVNDLPDETAENFVKLYHFLFHIQDFAVTRMLAAYDSKIFFRDFIKEEAENHFPVTRNRMKWVAWFMSYFNLYDENQVEGNEIGWVNLRFDKNGPGWAPPGLRVDYGEEVDGPNPHRRIRNKHDEIEINKKLSRAYSEAYVLIPPSNFLMRTFVSRNWGKIGAIKEPFSFLEGFPFVVRSDAASGPKEFYIRVGLPDIIPLIGSLQEDGYWTFPQLIPTIRVEGNNPIEGQWPYH; this is encoded by the coding sequence ATGAAGAAAAGAAAAGGTGCAATTTTAGTTTTTGGTATTTTTTTCATGTTGATAGTTTTTGCTGTTATGGGTTATGTTTATGAAATGGGAAGAATGACAATTGCAAAGATGAGGGCACAGAATGCGGCTGATGCTTCAGCAATGGGAGCTCAAACTGTTCTTTCCAATTTAAGGAATATAGCAACAACTCATTATATGACAGCGGATCTTTTCAGAAGAATTGCAGTTACAACAACATCAAGAGATTTTCCTTTAAGTATGCCGTGGTTATATATATATCTTATAGGTTATTCCTGGTATAAGAAAGATCTTTTTGTTAATGATTTACCGGATGAAACTGCGGAAAACTTTGTTAAACTTTATCATTTTCTTTTTCATATTCAGGATTTTGCTGTTACAAGAATGCTTGCTGCTTATGATTCCAAAATATTTTTCAGAGATTTTATAAAAGAGGAAGCAGAGAATCATTTTCCAGTAACAAGAAATAGAATGAAATGGGTTGCTTGGTTTATGAGTTACTTTAATTTATATGATGAAAATCAGGTTGAAGGTAACGAAATTGGATGGGTCAATCTAAGATTTGATAAGAACGGTCCAGGGTGGGCTCCACCTGGTTTAAGGGTTGATTATGGTGAGGAAGTTGATGGGCCTAACCCCCACAGGAGAATAAGAAATAAGCATGATGAGATTGAAATTAATAAAAAACTTAGTAGAGCTTACAGTGAAGCTTATGTCCTTATACCACCTTCCAATTTTTTGATGAGGACTTTTGTTTCAAGAAACTGGGGTAAAATTGGTGCAATTAAAGAACCTTTCAGTTTTCTTGAAGGTTTTCCATTTGTTGTTAGAAGTGATGCTGCTTCGGGTCCCAAAGAATTTTACATAAGAGTGGGTTTGCCAGATATTATACCTTTAATAGGCTCACTTCAGGAAGACGGATATTGGACATTTCCACAGCTTATACCTACAATAAGAGTAGAAGGTAATAACCCCATTGAGGGTCAATGGCCTTATCATTAA
- a CDS encoding TadE family protein — translation MKGNKIKLNKRKGTFLVELAIILPIFVLLLSWIFMLGMILHRKQVVTLAARAGAQYAVYPDPVYGERMAKMGVWMALSQGKRDEVEKRVKDVLKRNGLNPDKAKINIDWFPVPFVPPFKEGSVQNPGQNGRATVHALYTDMLGGNNCSTRCHSGLVRQELKREFDDDSRYRYTEYRIPCDIWVVKVKVEYPLGESILNLLNPIFKSVGFKGDLKQGKVVASCAFPAPMPFVHVVLKTPPLYKALFDISTYFK, via the coding sequence ATGAAGGGTAATAAGATAAAATTAAATAAGAGGAAAGGAACATTTCTGGTAGAACTTGCGATTATACTTCCTATTTTTGTTTTGCTTTTATCCTGGATTTTTATGTTAGGAATGATATTGCATAGGAAGCAGGTAGTAACTCTTGCAGCAAGAGCAGGAGCTCAGTATGCTGTTTATCCTGATCCTGTATATGGTGAGCGTATGGCAAAAATGGGGGTATGGATGGCTCTCTCTCAGGGTAAAAGAGATGAGGTTGAAAAGAGGGTTAAAGATGTTTTAAAAAGGAATGGTTTAAATCCAGATAAGGCAAAAATAAATATTGATTGGTTCCCAGTTCCTTTTGTTCCTCCTTTTAAAGAAGGAAGTGTTCAAAATCCTGGTCAAAACGGAAGAGCAACAGTTCATGCTCTTTACACAGACATGTTAGGTGGAAACAACTGTAGCACAAGATGCCATTCAGGACTTGTCAGACAGGAACTTAAGAGAGAGTTTGATGATGATTCAAGGTATAGATACACAGAATACAGAATTCCATGTGATATATGGGTTGTTAAGGTAAAGGTGGAGTACCCACTTGGAGAATCAATACTCAATCTTTTAAATCCTATATTCAAATCAGTTGGATTTAAAGGTGATTTAAAACAAGGAAAAGTTGTTGCAAGTTGTGCATTTCCTGCTCCTATGCCTTTTGTCCATGTTGTTTTAAAAACACCACCCTTATATAAAGCATTATTTGACATTTCAACATACTTTAAGTAG
- a CDS encoding Flp family type IVb pilin — protein sequence MKFLRCERGATAVEYAMIIGLIALFAFAAYKALGKQVQRVIHEMWNKMTEASAGPE from the coding sequence ATGAAGTTTTTAAGGTGTGAGAGAGGAGCGACAGCAGTGGAGTATGCGATGATAATAGGGCTTATAGCCCTATTTGCATTTGCTGCCTATAAGGCTCTTGGAAAGCAGGTTCAGAGGGTGATCCACGAAATGTGGAATAAGATGACAGAAGCCTCTGCTGGGCCTGAGTAA
- a CDS encoding A24 family peptidase, translated as MIYDIIKFQIVGLVVIISVYTDLKYGKIFNKLTFPFFFTGFLYNFMFKGFSGLVSSFIGFLVSFIPFFIFFQLGGVGGGDVKLLAGIGSWVGYPQVLWIIFMTSISGLFISILVSLFKGKIEFVLKGAFREGKESVRNFIFSLFTKNPEFLDKNREFKLYVPYSLAIASGTFLGLIINFSL; from the coding sequence ATGATTTATGATATTATTAAGTTCCAAATTGTTGGACTTGTTGTGATAATTTCAGTATATACTGATTTAAAATACGGTAAGATTTTTAATAAATTGACATTCCCTTTCTTTTTTACAGGATTTCTTTATAACTTTATGTTTAAAGGATTTTCTGGTTTAGTTTCTTCCTTTATAGGTTTTTTGGTATCTTTTATTCCCTTTTTTATATTCTTTCAGCTGGGTGGGGTTGGTGGTGGTGATGTGAAACTTCTTGCAGGTATAGGTTCCTGGGTTGGTTATCCTCAGGTTCTTTGGATTATTTTTATGACTTCTATTTCAGGTCTTTTTATATCTATCTTGGTGAGTCTTTTTAAGGGTAAAATTGAATTTGTTTTAAAGGGTGCTTTTAGGGAAGGAAAAGAAAGTGTTAGAAATTTTATCTTTTCTCTATTTACTAAAAATCCAGAATTTTTAGATAAAAATAGAGAATTTAAACTTTATGTTCCCTATTCTTTAGCCATAGCATCTGGGACTTTTTTAGGTTTAATAATTAATTTTTCACTATGA